One genomic segment of Hordeum vulgare subsp. vulgare chromosome 2H, MorexV3_pseudomolecules_assembly, whole genome shotgun sequence includes these proteins:
- the LOC123427062 gene encoding kelch repeat-containing protein At3g27220-like, with amino-acid sequence MARPAAKALPPKHLVALAVVAILGLFLVADYLWASSRSAASSIWPSRLDISTRPAVSPPPSAEKQTKGNTSTGSIDISPTFADLPAPELQWEEMAEAPVPRLDGAAIQIKNLLFVFAGYGTINYVHSHVDIYNFSDNTWGGKFDMPKEMAHSHLGMVTDGRFIYVVTGQYGPQCRGPTARNFVLDTERKEWHDLPPLPVPRYAPATQLWRGRLHVMGGSKEDRHEPGLEHWSLAVKDGKALEQEWRSEIPIPRGGPHRACVVANDKLLVIGGQEGDFMAKPGSPIFKCVRRSEIVYSDVYMLDDEMKWKELPPMPKPDSHIEFAWTNVNNSLIIAGGTTEKHPINKKMTLVGEVFRFNLETLEWSVIGRLPFRIKTTLVGYWDGWLYFTSGQRDKGPSNPSPKKVVGCMWRTKLHL; translated from the exons ATGGCGAGGCCGGCGGCGAAGGCGCTGCCGCCCAAGCACCTCGTGGCTCTCGCCGTCGTCGCCATCCTCGGACTCTTCCTAGTCGCCGACTACCTCTGGGCCTCCTCCCGCTCCGCTGCCTCCTCCATCTGGCCCTCGAGGCTCGATATCTCCACTCGCCCCGCGGTGTCGCCGCCGCCCTCGGCGGAGAAG CAAACAAAGGGCAATACATCTACAGGTTCCATCGATATAAGTCCCACATTTGCGGATTTACCAGCACCAGAACTGCAGTGGGAGGAGATGGCTGAAGCACCAGTACCACGTTTGGACGGCGCTGCTATACAGATTAAGAATCTCTTATTTGTATTTGCCGGATATGGCACCATTAACTAT GTGCATTCTCATGTGGATATTTACAATTTCTCGGATAATACATGGGGAGGAAAGTTTGATATGCCAAAGGAAATGGCACATTCACATCTGGGGATGGTTACAGATGGACGATTTATATATGTAGTAACTGGACAATACGGCCCTCAGTGTAGGGGACCTACAGCTCGAAATTTTGTGTTGGACACAGAGAGAAAAGAATGGCATGATTTGCCTCCACTCCCAGTTCCTAG GTATGCTCCAGCCACACAACTTTGGAGGGGGAGGCTTCATGTAATGGGTGGCAGTAAGGAGGACAGACATGAACCTGGACTTGAACATTGGAGCCTTGCAGTGAAGGATGGGAAAGCATTGGAGCAAGAGTGGAGGAGCGAGATACCAATCCCGCGTGGTGGTCCTCATAG GGCCTGTGTTGTTGCTAATGATAAGCTCCTTGTTATTGGTGGTCAAGAAGGAGATTTTATGGCCAAACCTGGATCACCTATATTTAAATGTGTTAGAAGAAGTGAG ATAGTGTACAGCGATGTATACATGCTTGATGATGAAATGAAGTGGAAGGAACTTCCACCCATGCCGAAGCCAGATTCACATATAGAGTTTGCCTGGACGAATGTCAACAATTCTCTAATTATTGCAGGGGGGACCACAGAAAAGCACCCAATTAATAAAAAGATGACCTTGGTTGGTGAAGTATTTCGGTTCAATTTGGAGACACTG GAATGGAGTGTGATCGGGCGGTTACCTTTCCGGATCAAGACCACTTTGGTAGGATACTGGGATGGATGGCTGTATTTCACTTCCGGGCAACGAGACAAGGGCCCAAGCAACCCATCTCCTAAAAAGGTTGTCGGGTGCATGTGGAGAACTAAGTTGCACCTGTGA